A genome region from Magnolia sinica isolate HGM2019 chromosome 8, MsV1, whole genome shotgun sequence includes the following:
- the LOC131252516 gene encoding vacuolar cation/proton exchanger 3-like isoform X2, with the protein MASSYDHLENGNLKGSSKEIKHGRTAHNMSSSSLRKKSDLALVSKVRCSPLRQVLTNLQEVLLGTKLSILFPAIPLSIIAHYCNFGRPWVFALSLLGLTPLAERVSFLTEQIAFYTGPTVGGLLNATCGNVTELIIALFALCQGKIEVVKCSLLGSVLSNLLLVLGTSLFCGGLANLRQEQRYDRKQADVNTSLLLVGLLCHMLPLMFKYAASNAPLMGDQTLQLSRASCIIMLIAYIAYLFFQLKTHRQLFEAQEEDDDSDDVVSDEEPVIGFTSAFAWLAGMAAVIALLSEYVVGTIEDASESWGLSVSFISIILLPIVGNAAEHAGAIIFAFKNKLDISLGVALGSATQIAMFVVPSSVIVAWIMGIRMDLDFNLLETGSFFIAVLLTAFTLQDGTSHYLKGLVLLLCYVVIGACFFVLKTPLHQPHIINMGTESSLGSTTIA; encoded by the exons ATGGCTTCTTCATACGATCATCTTGAGAACGGCAACCTCAAGGGGTCTAGCAAGGAGATCAAGCACGGGCGGACAGCACACAACATGTCTTCGTCCTCACTTCGTAAGAAATCGGACCTGGCACTTGTGTCCAAGGTGCGGTGCAGCCCACTAAGGCAGGTGCTGACTAACCTTCAAGAGGTTCTCTTGGGCACCAAGCTCTCAATTCTCTTCCCTGCCATTCCTCTTTCTATCATTGCTCACTACTGTAACTTTGGGAGA CCATGGGTTTTTGCTTTGAGCTTGCTCGGGCTCACCCCACTTGCGGAGCGAGTGAGCTTTCTCACTGA GCAAATTGCATTTTATACTGGTCCAACTg TGGGAGGACTTCTGAATGCAACATGTGGTAATGTAACGGAGCTGATTATAGCACTCTTCGCTTTGTGCCAAGGGAAGATAGAGGTGGTCAAGTGCTCTCTTCTTGGCTCTGTCCTTTCCAATCTCCTTCTTGTTCTTGGAACCTCTCTCTTCTGTGGTGGTCTCGCCAACCTCCGTCAGGAACAAAGATATGATAGA AAGCAAGCAGATGTGAATACAAGCCTTCTGTTGGTAGGCCTATTGTGCCATATGCTGCCTTTGATGTTTAAATATGCTGCTAGCAATGCTCCTCTCATGGGTGATCAGACCCTTCAGCTCTCAAGAGCCAGCTGCATCATCATGCTTATTGCCTACATTGCCTATCTCTTCTTTCAGTTGAAGACTCACCGCCAACTTTTTGAGGCGCAAGAG GAAGACGATGATAGTGATGATGTTGTCTCCGACGAAGAGCCAGTTATAGGATTCACCAGTGCATTTGCTTGGCTAGCAGGCATGGCAGCTGTAATCGCTCTCTTATCTGAGTACGTTGTGGGCACCATTGAG GACGCATCCGAATCATGGGGTCTTTCAGTCAGCTTCATTAGCATAATCCTGCTGCCGATTGTTGGAAACGCAGCAGAACATGCTGGTGCAATCATATTTGCTTTTAAGAACAAACTG GACATTTCTCTGGGCGTTGCCTTGGGATCTGCAACTCAAATTGCAATGTTTGTG GTTCCTTCAAGTGTAATTGTTGCATGGATAATGGGCATCCGCATGGATCTTGATTTCAACCTCTTGGAGACTGGATCGTTCTTCATCGCGGTGTTGCTTACAGCCTTTACTTTGCAA GATGGAACTTCACACTACCTCAAAGGACTGGTTCTCCTTCTCTGCTATGTTGTCATCGGTGCCTGCTTCTTCGTTCTCAAAACTCCACTCC ACCAACCACACATTATCAACATGGGCACTGAATCATCATTGGGAAGCACCACCATAGCTTAA